In Hallerella succinigenes, the following are encoded in one genomic region:
- a CDS encoding DUF2334 domain-containing protein, which translates to MASKFFLCYHDLSVKNAKKAVGQIRRIAQSANSPITVAVIPDAVRASAADLDFLKNELKSLLRDGFELLLHGTRHMAQTSIDRNFWGKKALALTENEAEFAGLDDFDSFRLLEQGMVLWGALGLDLPRGFVPPAWYGNAHLKEQVLSKFDFYEDRFAVYKKSQKILSPALSFAGLPQLSLNVAQTSACLALRSPLGTPRLVFHPVDFETIGEARILNLTRYAVLKRTQIFYRDL; encoded by the coding sequence ATGGCTTCTAAATTCTTTCTCTGCTATCACGACCTTTCGGTTAAAAATGCAAAAAAAGCGGTGGGGCAAATTCGGCGTATCGCACAGTCGGCTAATTCGCCGATTACGGTCGCCGTGATTCCCGATGCTGTGCGGGCTTCGGCAGCGGATCTGGATTTTTTGAAGAATGAACTTAAAAGCCTTTTACGGGACGGCTTTGAACTTTTGCTGCACGGAACGCGTCACATGGCGCAAACTTCCATAGATCGTAACTTTTGGGGCAAAAAGGCTCTTGCGCTGACGGAAAACGAAGCGGAATTTGCGGGGCTTGACGACTTCGATTCTTTCAGGTTATTAGAACAGGGGATGGTTCTTTGGGGCGCTTTGGGCTTGGACCTTCCGCGGGGATTTGTACCGCCCGCTTGGTATGGGAATGCCCATTTGAAGGAACAGGTGCTAAGCAAATTTGATTTTTATGAAGACCGTTTTGCCGTTTACAAGAAGTCGCAAAAGATTCTTTCTCCGGCATTGAGCTTTGCAGGCCTTCCGCAGCTTTCGCTGAACGTGGCTCAGACATCGGCGTGCTTAGCGCTCCGCTCTCCGCTTGGAACGCCTCGCCTCGTATTCCATCCGGTGGATTTTGAAACTATCGGCGAAGCGCGAATCTTGAATTTAACGCGATATGCGGTTTTAAAACGAACGCAGATCTTTTACCGAGATCTTTAA
- a CDS encoding HAD family hydrolase, with the protein MKTKSLYIFDMDGTLFNTLGDLSVAVNHALAAFGLKTLPTEKVKSYIGNGSLKLIERSLEGADAPLLEVHKCYSEFYAQHCLEKTVPYPGVVEFLRNFPAKKALATNKPHTPGLALLKHFGLESYFEAFAFGDEDTPRKPDAAPFLKVLNATGVSKEDAVMIGDDAPDILGAKNAGIDSVFIENGFGKRASFAPVEPTYSIAHFSDLVHLQFR; encoded by the coding sequence ATGAAAACAAAATCCCTGTACATTTTCGACATGGACGGTACACTTTTCAACACGCTCGGCGATTTGAGCGTGGCTGTGAACCATGCGCTCGCCGCTTTCGGGTTGAAAACTTTACCGACGGAAAAAGTGAAAAGCTACATCGGAAACGGTTCGCTGAAGCTGATTGAACGCTCTTTGGAAGGTGCCGACGCACCCCTTCTTGAAGTGCACAAATGCTACTCCGAATTTTACGCACAACACTGCTTGGAAAAAACGGTACCGTATCCGGGTGTCGTAGAATTTTTAAGGAACTTCCCGGCCAAAAAGGCGCTTGCAACAAACAAGCCGCACACACCAGGCCTTGCTCTTTTAAAACACTTTGGTTTGGAATCCTATTTTGAAGCCTTTGCCTTTGGCGATGAAGATACGCCCCGGAAGCCGGACGCGGCCCCCTTCTTGAAGGTCCTGAATGCCACCGGAGTTTCTAAAGAAGATGCCGTGATGATCGGTGATGACGCTCCGGATATTCTCGGAGCGAAAAATGCAGGCATCGACAGCGTCTTTATCGAAAACGGTTTTGGCAAGCGCGCGAGTTTTGCACCTGTGGAACCGACTTATTCTATTGCCCATTTTTCGGACCTCGTCCATTTACAGTTCCGCTAA
- the miaB gene encoding tRNA (N6-isopentenyl adenosine(37)-C2)-methylthiotransferase MiaB, producing MSLHYLIDTYGCQMNEYDSALIASMLEKNGCEPTEDPNEADLFFFNTCSVREKAEESAKARISKMKFYKKRRPWIKFIVTGCMAEHLGPRLIDQVDCIDYVIGPDKYNQIPEILFKHPVIVKKHNVQERVLTGFDIEENYIGEYAKIAHPFSSYVTIQRGCNFRCSYCIVPFVRGREKYRAADDVIYEVEKASERGISEICLLGQTVNAYRNHGTDFADLLVKISEIPGIRRIRFMSPHPRFYTEKLIDVLQSVPEICPHAHIPLQSGSDAILDKMKRRYKVDDFMRILEKFRGKNPDYGLTTDIIAGFVGESDEDFEQTLAAVKEAQFDAAFMFAYSPREGTVSAQETETLSEEQKQERLARLVELQNSITLKRNKLMIGKTEEILVERPSSKDPNEWVGKTGSFKKVVFASKTAKPGDYVKCHINEVRGWTLRGTPVTE from the coding sequence ATGTCTTTGCATTATTTAATCGACACTTACGGCTGTCAGATGAATGAGTACGATTCCGCACTCATCGCTTCCATGCTTGAAAAAAACGGTTGCGAACCAACCGAAGATCCAAACGAAGCCGATCTTTTCTTTTTCAACACATGCTCCGTACGCGAAAAAGCGGAAGAAAGCGCCAAGGCACGAATTTCCAAGATGAAATTCTACAAGAAGCGCCGACCATGGATCAAATTCATTGTCACAGGCTGCATGGCGGAACATTTGGGACCCCGTCTCATCGATCAAGTAGATTGCATCGATTACGTCATCGGTCCCGACAAGTACAACCAGATTCCGGAAATTTTGTTCAAGCATCCGGTTATCGTCAAAAAGCACAATGTTCAAGAACGCGTCCTCACGGGATTTGATATTGAAGAAAATTACATCGGCGAATATGCAAAGATTGCCCATCCGTTTTCTTCTTATGTGACGATTCAGCGCGGTTGCAACTTCCGTTGCAGCTATTGCATTGTGCCGTTTGTCCGCGGACGTGAAAAGTACCGTGCCGCAGACGATGTGATTTACGAAGTAGAAAAGGCGAGCGAACGTGGCATCTCCGAGATTTGCCTGCTAGGTCAGACTGTCAACGCCTACCGCAATCACGGCACGGACTTCGCCGACCTGCTGGTGAAAATTTCAGAAATTCCGGGCATTCGCCGCATCCGCTTTATGAGTCCGCATCCCCGTTTTTACACGGAAAAGCTCATCGATGTGCTGCAGAGCGTTCCAGAAATTTGCCCGCACGCCCACATTCCACTGCAAAGCGGAAGCGATGCTATTCTCGATAAAATGAAGCGTCGATACAAGGTTGATGACTTTATGCGGATCCTCGAAAAGTTCCGCGGCAAGAATCCGGATTACGGTCTCACGACCGATATCATCGCAGGCTTTGTCGGCGAAAGCGACGAAGACTTTGAACAGACTCTTGCCGCAGTCAAGGAGGCCCAATTCGACGCAGCCTTCATGTTCGCCTACAGCCCGCGCGAAGGCACCGTCAGCGCACAAGAAACCGAAACCCTTTCGGAAGAGCAGAAGCAGGAACGCTTAGCCCGCCTCGTGGAATTGCAGAATTCGATTACGCTCAAGCGCAACAAGCTGATGATCGGCAAGACCGAAGAAATCCTTGTCGAACGACCGTCGTCTAAAGATCCGAACGAATGGGTCGGCAAGACGGGTAGTTTTAAAAAGGTCGTTTTCGCTTCAAAAACCGCGAAGCCTGGCGACTATGTCAAATGTCATATCAACGAAGTCCGCGGATGGACTCTCCGCGGCACGCCTGTTACAGAATAA
- a CDS encoding SPOR domain-containing protein: MRLFAKIIFSTATTLATVVSAASLEDAQKAYVSGNWKGAAEAFEAVCPTLDMAKRSECALWGVLARSQTGNSKDFSAAKKRLDSLIFATADSLPVVSDLYMTRAQFELYLKRPDLSYKSLKASYAKARPSQLAVIYQVCQSLYKVNTIDSVHSLCAEIERAKTSPRITSSESQTSTASSSSAPKDSTTCSSSSALSSASEATSSAAEALSSVAEVVPASVDEAAPTGDWSLQLGAFSIQANAEMLANSLKAKKIDARIIEAKHDDRTLYLVQTGVFASRDEALKYGEEVLSKHHLEYTPVKKL; this comes from the coding sequence ATGCGTTTGTTCGCAAAAATTATTTTCTCTACCGCGACGACCCTTGCCACAGTCGTTTCCGCAGCATCACTTGAAGATGCGCAGAAGGCTTATGTTTCTGGAAATTGGAAAGGAGCAGCGGAAGCCTTTGAAGCGGTCTGTCCGACGCTGGATATGGCAAAACGTTCCGAATGCGCACTGTGGGGCGTTCTCGCCCGTTCGCAGACCGGAAATTCCAAAGATTTTTCCGCCGCCAAAAAAAGACTGGATAGTTTGATTTTCGCCACTGCGGATTCCTTGCCGGTGGTTTCCGATCTTTACATGACTCGTGCGCAATTTGAACTTTATTTGAAACGCCCGGATCTCTCGTACAAAAGCCTCAAGGCTTCTTACGCCAAAGCTCGTCCAAGTCAGCTCGCTGTCATCTATCAGGTCTGCCAAAGTTTATACAAAGTAAACACCATCGATTCCGTCCATAGCCTTTGCGCTGAAATCGAACGAGCAAAGACATCCCCACGAATCACTTCTAGCGAATCTCAAACCAGCACAGCCAGTTCGAGCTCCGCTCCCAAAGACAGCACCACCTGCTCTAGTTCTTCCGCTCTTTCCAGCGCATCGGAAGCGACTTCCAGTGCAGCCGAAGCCCTTTCTAGCGTAGCCGAAGTCGTACCGGCATCGGTGGACGAAGCCGCACCTACAGGCGACTGGTCCTTGCAGCTAGGCGCATTCAGCATCCAGGCAAATGCCGAAATGCTCGCAAACTCTCTCAAGGCAAAAAAAATCGACGCCCGCATCATTGAAGCAAAACACGACGACAGGACGCTCTACCTGGTGCAGACCGGAGTCTTTGCTAGCCGTGATGAAGCCTTGAAATACGGCGAAGAAGTGCTTTCCAAGCATCATTTGGAATACACGCCTGTAAAAAAGCTTTAA
- the panD gene encoding aspartate 1-decarboxylase, which yields MQIELLKCKIHRATVTDANLNYEGSITLDRALMDAAGILPFEKVGILDIHNGARFDTYVIEGEPNSGTICLNGAAARMVQKGDLIIIVSYISMTPEEAKTWKPTVVKVDSQNKLR from the coding sequence ATGCAGATCGAACTTCTTAAATGCAAAATTCATCGCGCTACCGTGACGGACGCGAACTTGAACTATGAAGGTTCCATTACGCTCGACAGAGCTTTGATGGACGCGGCAGGCATTCTACCTTTCGAAAAAGTCGGCATTCTCGACATCCATAACGGAGCGCGCTTTGACACATACGTCATCGAAGGCGAACCGAATTCCGGTACAATCTGCTTGAACGGTGCAGCGGCCCGCATGGTCCAGAAAGGCGACCTCATCATTATCGTTTCCTACATTTCCATGACTCCAGAAGAAGCGAAGACCTGGAAACCGACGGTTGTGAAGGTCGACTCCCAGAACAAACTGCGCTAA
- a CDS encoding LytR C-terminal domain-containing protein: MFISCQDEPVVVQEIRETPGDIQVLNSSGIPGAASKMRDYLRTQGFDVVEMSNDNLWNYEETIIALRNPHWAGAEALAKTLHTENVIPLENKHKLVDATVYVGKDFEKLIQAGTP, translated from the coding sequence ATGTTCATCTCTTGTCAGGACGAGCCTGTGGTCGTTCAAGAAATCCGCGAAACACCGGGTGATATTCAGGTGTTGAATTCCAGCGGAATTCCGGGCGCCGCTTCCAAGATGCGCGACTACTTGCGCACTCAAGGTTTTGACGTGGTAGAAATGAGCAACGACAATCTTTGGAATTACGAAGAAACCATTATCGCCTTGCGCAATCCTCATTGGGCAGGGGCAGAAGCACTTGCCAAAACGCTTCACACAGAGAATGTAATCCCACTTGAAAACAAGCACAAACTCGTGGATGCGACCGTATATGTGGGCAAGGACTTTGAAAAATTGATACAGGCAGGAACACCATGA
- the rsfS gene encoding ribosome silencing factor → MTTAKKTTTKKTTAVKKTAVKAAAKKTTAAKTTSAKKTAGKKTAVKKAVVNKTAATVQKAPAKKAAPKKEAFSNSVKTAAEILFQLRAQNLQLIDLRGVSDTSDFMIIATCESEAQMQAILDELSKEFKHQGLQHRTEYKPGINMRWAVFDAGFDLMIQLFEETKREELAFDKLYSDAKIVDLEEKNFVKTKAKKAKVEDELI, encoded by the coding sequence ATGACAACAGCCAAAAAGACAACGACTAAAAAGACGACCGCAGTGAAAAAGACCGCGGTTAAAGCCGCCGCCAAAAAGACGACTGCAGCCAAGACAACTTCAGCCAAAAAAACGGCGGGAAAAAAGACCGCAGTGAAAAAGGCAGTCGTCAATAAAACTGCCGCTACCGTCCAAAAGGCTCCGGCGAAAAAAGCCGCTCCGAAAAAGGAAGCCTTCTCGAACTCCGTAAAGACCGCAGCGGAAATCCTTTTCCAGCTCCGCGCCCAGAACCTACAGTTGATCGATCTCCGCGGTGTTTCGGACACCTCTGACTTCATGATCATCGCCACTTGCGAAAGCGAAGCCCAGATGCAGGCGATTCTCGACGAACTTTCCAAGGAATTCAAGCACCAGGGTCTGCAGCACCGCACCGAATACAAGCCGGGCATCAACATGCGCTGGGCGGTTTTCGACGCAGGCTTTGACCTGATGATCCAGCTGTTTGAAGAGACCAAACGCGAAGAGCTCGCCTTTGACAAACTCTACAGCGATGCTAAGATTGTCGACCTCGAAGAAAAGAACTTTGTGAAGACCAAGGCCAAGAAAGCAAAGGTTGAAGATGAACTCATTTAA